Proteins co-encoded in one Leucobacter exalbidus genomic window:
- a CDS encoding glycine betaine ABC transporter substrate-binding protein: protein MQKRLITGALAVGAAAALALTGCSDSGATSATETSKGTVTIGMFNWDEDIAVTHLWKAVLEEQGYSVDIKTADPGPVFQGLADGDFDTVLDIWLPLTHENYLDMYGDDIVELGAWNTEARNAIAVNADAPIDSLDELADNAELFNNQLIGIEAGAGLTRATEEAVVPGYGLEQMDYVISSTPAMLTELDTAMSKGENIVVTLWQPHWAFDAYDLKVLEDPQGTLGEAESIYSYGSSTFADEFPEVAGWLTDFKMDADQLHSLEAKMFNEYSGDDYAPIVAGWIAENQAYVDGLTK, encoded by the coding sequence TTGCAGAAGCGTTTGATCACCGGAGCTCTCGCCGTTGGCGCGGCCGCCGCGCTCGCCCTCACCGGTTGCTCAGATTCAGGAGCAACGTCTGCCACTGAAACATCCAAGGGCACCGTCACCATTGGCATGTTCAACTGGGATGAAGACATCGCGGTCACGCACCTGTGGAAGGCCGTGCTCGAGGAACAGGGCTACTCAGTCGACATCAAAACCGCCGACCCGGGCCCCGTGTTTCAGGGTCTCGCCGACGGCGACTTCGACACCGTGCTCGATATCTGGTTGCCCCTCACGCACGAAAACTATCTCGACATGTACGGTGACGACATCGTCGAGCTGGGGGCTTGGAACACCGAAGCCAGAAACGCCATCGCCGTCAACGCCGACGCACCCATCGATTCCCTTGACGAGCTGGCCGACAATGCCGAGCTTTTCAACAACCAGCTCATCGGCATCGAGGCCGGCGCTGGCCTCACCCGCGCCACCGAAGAAGCCGTAGTCCCCGGGTACGGCCTCGAACAGATGGATTACGTCATCTCATCGACCCCCGCGATGCTCACCGAGCTCGATACGGCAATGTCGAAGGGCGAGAACATTGTGGTCACGCTGTGGCAGCCGCACTGGGCCTTTGACGCCTACGATCTGAAGGTGCTGGAGGACCCCCAGGGCACCCTCGGCGAGGCCGAAAGCATCTACTCGTATGGCAGCAGCACCTTCGCCGACGAGTTCCCCGAGGTGGCGGGCTGGCTCACCGATTTCAAGATGGACGCTGATCAGCTGCACTCGCTCGAAGCCAAGATGTTCAACGAGTACTCGGGCGACGACTACGCCCCGATCGTGGCTGGCTGGATCGCTGAGAACCAGGCGTACGTCGACGGGCTCACGAAGTAG
- the fbaA gene encoding class II fructose-bisphosphate aldolase, whose translation MPIATPDQYAAIIDNAKAKGFALPAINVTSSQTLNAALQGFADAESDGIIQVSLGTALYLSGARVQDRARGSKALALYAHEVAKDYGVTIALHTDHCAVEYLDDWVRPLLADAIERRGRGLDPLFQSHMWDGSAVPLEENLSIARELLDLSVQANTMLEVEIGVVGGEEDGISHEINDELYTTVEDARATIAALGAGERGRYLTALTFGNVHGVYNPDSVHLRPEILGDIQAQIGAEVGKDRPFDLVFHGGSGSLPSEIAEAVSHGVVKMNIDTDTQYAFTSTIAGHMLSNWDKVLKVNGGYGDKKAYDPRSWGKPAETAMAERVVQAAEQLGSAGRKLR comes from the coding sequence ATGCCCATTGCAACTCCAGATCAGTACGCAGCGATCATCGACAACGCGAAGGCGAAGGGCTTTGCGCTGCCCGCCATTAACGTCACCAGTTCGCAGACGCTCAACGCGGCGCTGCAGGGCTTCGCTGACGCCGAAAGCGATGGCATTATTCAGGTGTCGCTCGGCACCGCACTCTACCTCTCGGGTGCCCGCGTGCAAGATCGTGCCCGCGGTTCGAAGGCGCTCGCGCTCTACGCACACGAGGTCGCAAAAGACTACGGCGTCACCATCGCACTCCACACCGATCACTGCGCGGTCGAGTACCTCGATGATTGGGTGCGCCCCCTGCTCGCCGATGCCATTGAGCGGCGCGGGCGCGGCCTCGACCCGCTGTTCCAGTCACACATGTGGGACGGTTCGGCGGTGCCGCTCGAAGAAAACCTGAGCATCGCGCGCGAGCTGCTCGATCTCAGTGTGCAGGCGAACACCATGCTCGAGGTTGAGATTGGAGTGGTGGGCGGCGAAGAAGACGGCATCTCGCATGAGATCAATGATGAGCTCTACACGACCGTCGAAGACGCGCGCGCGACCATCGCGGCCCTGGGTGCTGGCGAGCGCGGCCGCTACCTCACGGCCCTCACCTTCGGTAATGTACACGGCGTCTACAACCCCGATTCGGTGCACCTGCGGCCCGAGATCCTCGGTGACATCCAGGCACAGATCGGCGCCGAGGTCGGAAAGGATCGCCCCTTCGATCTCGTGTTCCACGGCGGTTCGGGCTCGCTCCCCAGCGAAATTGCCGAGGCGGTGTCGCACGGCGTGGTGAAGATGAACATCGACACCGACACCCAGTACGCGTTCACCAGCACGATCGCGGGGCACATGCTCTCGAATTGGGACAAGGTGCTCAAGGTGAATGGCGGCTACGGCGATAAGAAGGCGTACGACCCCCGCTCGTGGGGCAAGCCCGCCGAAACCGCCATGGCCGAGCGCGTTGTGCAGGCTGCCGAGCAGCTGGGTTCTGCGGGGCGCAAACTGCGATGA
- a CDS encoding ABC transporter permease, which translates to MTSTPTMAAPVQPPVQGPSVLSRVVQAPLFGSMAAIIVAIIVFSILSPRFLTLGNFSLILQQSVVIGILAVAQTLIILTAGIDLSIGAIAVLGTVVLAQAGGAVGPAMGLLITLLVCVALGAVNGALVTGLRLPPFIVTLGAFTAIVAGTRLFAGSQTFAVSDPILTFLGTTFNIGSFTSTYGVVVMLLVYLVIGYALTQTAWGKHVYAVGGNPVAAKLSGVKTDRTIFSVYLVAGVIAMIAAWAALGRIPNADPNAYQNANLETITAVVIGGTSLFGGRGGVTGTLIGTLIVGVLRNGLTLAGVDNLYQNIATGVLVVAAVAVDQFMRRQTSR; encoded by the coding sequence ATGACCTCCACCCCCACCATGGCTGCGCCGGTGCAGCCCCCAGTTCAGGGACCCTCAGTGCTCAGCCGCGTGGTGCAGGCGCCACTGTTTGGGTCGATGGCCGCCATCATCGTGGCGATTATTGTGTTCAGTATTCTCTCGCCGAGATTTCTCACCCTCGGTAACTTCTCGCTGATTCTTCAGCAGTCAGTGGTGATCGGCATTCTCGCCGTCGCCCAGACACTCATCATCTTGACCGCCGGCATCGACCTGTCGATCGGCGCGATTGCGGTGCTCGGCACCGTCGTGCTTGCGCAGGCAGGCGGCGCGGTCGGCCCAGCGATGGGCCTGCTCATCACGCTGCTCGTGTGCGTCGCTCTCGGCGCCGTCAATGGTGCGCTGGTCACCGGGCTCAGGCTGCCTCCGTTCATTGTGACACTGGGTGCGTTCACGGCCATTGTGGCTGGCACCCGCCTCTTCGCCGGCTCGCAGACCTTCGCCGTCAGCGACCCGATCCTCACCTTCTTGGGCACGACCTTCAACATCGGTTCATTCACCTCCACCTACGGCGTTGTCGTCATGCTGCTCGTCTACCTCGTTATTGGGTACGCGCTGACGCAGACGGCGTGGGGCAAGCACGTGTACGCGGTGGGCGGCAACCCCGTCGCGGCGAAACTCTCGGGCGTCAAGACCGACCGCACCATCTTCTCGGTGTACCTGGTTGCTGGCGTGATCGCGATGATCGCGGCGTGGGCCGCGCTCGGCCGCATTCCCAACGCCGACCCCAACGCCTACCAAAACGCGAACCTCGAGACGATCACCGCCGTAGTGATCGGCGGCACCAGCCTCTTCGGCGGTCGCGGCGGCGTCACCGGCACCCTCATCGGCACCCTGATCGTGGGCGTGCTGCGTAACGGGCTGACCCTCGCGGGCGTCGACAACCTGTACCAAAACATCGCCACCGGTGTGCTCGTGGTAGCCGCCGTTGCCGTTGACCAGTTCATGCGTCGTCAGACATCAAGGTAG
- a CDS encoding substrate-binding domain-containing protein, protein MNTTVKKRMFVRAAAIAATALLLGTTACSSGGTADAGGSGSEGGDSAIKVGLITKTDSNPFFVNMREAAQSAADENDVELIALAGAFDGDNEGQVAAIENLVSQGVQGIMITPNSSSGILAAIKQARDQGVLVVALDTATEPEDAVDATFATDNLAAGVAQGSWVKGSLGDTKPQVVMLDGTPGGTVDTFRHDGFLEGMGLTNDSAEVLGMEDTNGDQTKAQTAMENLLQRAPEANALYTINEPAAAGGFAAIKAAGKEDQVLIGSVDGSCTGVENVKKGVIGATVMQFPGKMAAQGVDAIVAFAKDGTKPDSGFNDTGSVLITDKPVDGLDSEDSAWGLENCWG, encoded by the coding sequence ATGAATACCACTGTGAAGAAAAGAATGTTTGTACGGGCCGCAGCGATCGCGGCCACGGCCCTGTTGCTTGGCACCACGGCGTGCAGCTCAGGCGGCACCGCCGACGCCGGCGGATCGGGCAGCGAAGGCGGCGACAGCGCCATCAAGGTCGGCCTGATCACCAAAACCGACTCGAACCCGTTCTTCGTGAACATGCGTGAGGCCGCGCAGAGCGCCGCCGACGAAAACGATGTCGAGCTCATCGCGCTCGCGGGTGCATTCGACGGCGACAACGAGGGCCAGGTCGCCGCGATCGAGAACCTCGTCAGCCAGGGTGTGCAGGGCATCATGATCACCCCGAACTCATCATCGGGCATCCTCGCCGCGATCAAGCAGGCCCGCGATCAGGGCGTGCTCGTCGTGGCGCTCGACACGGCGACCGAACCCGAAGACGCGGTCGATGCGACCTTCGCGACCGACAACCTCGCCGCCGGCGTCGCCCAGGGCTCCTGGGTGAAGGGCAGCCTCGGCGACACGAAGCCCCAGGTGGTGATGCTCGACGGCACCCCCGGTGGCACCGTTGACACCTTCAGGCACGACGGCTTCCTCGAGGGCATGGGCCTGACGAACGATTCGGCCGAGGTACTGGGCATGGAGGACACCAACGGTGACCAGACCAAGGCGCAGACCGCGATGGAGAACCTGCTGCAGCGTGCGCCCGAGGCCAACGCGCTTTACACGATCAACGAGCCGGCAGCGGCTGGCGGATTCGCCGCAATCAAGGCCGCTGGGAAAGAAGACCAGGTGCTGATCGGTTCAGTTGACGGCTCATGCACGGGCGTCGAGAACGTGAAGAAGGGCGTCATCGGCGCCACCGTGATGCAGTTCCCGGGCAAGATGGCCGCCCAGGGCGTTGACGCCATTGTGGCGTTCGCGAAGGATGGCACGAAGCCCGACAGCGGCTTCAACGACACCGGATCGGTGTTGATCACCGACAAGCCGGTCGACGGCCTCGATTCTGAAGACTCGGCTTGGGGTCTGGAGAACTGCTGGGGCTAA
- a CDS encoding nucleoside/nucleotide kinase family protein, whose protein sequence is MSIIMVNEDPSTTPVHEVSLDTLVDRSRALAHRGGRQILGITGSPGAGKSTLAERIVAELGPELAVLVPMDGFHFADEVLHTLDRHARKGAHDTFDAWGYVALMRRIHDQPGAASNERDGTIYAPQFRRDLEEPIGSAIEVRADVPLVVTEGNYLLYAAQPWPHARAVVDEAWFLEPTEEQRLTQLIARHERFGRSPAEAKERSLGSDQRNAELINGTAAAADLRIRLLDQL, encoded by the coding sequence ATGAGCATAATCATGGTCAACGAAGACCCCAGCACCACCCCCGTCCACGAGGTATCCCTCGACACGCTCGTCGACCGTTCCCGTGCCCTCGCCCACCGCGGCGGCCGCCAGATTCTGGGCATCACCGGCTCACCGGGCGCCGGCAAATCGACGCTTGCTGAGCGCATTGTCGCTGAGCTTGGGCCCGAGCTTGCGGTGCTCGTGCCGATGGATGGCTTTCATTTCGCCGATGAGGTGTTGCACACGCTCGACCGTCACGCACGCAAGGGCGCACACGACACCTTCGACGCGTGGGGCTATGTTGCCCTAATGCGCCGCATCCACGACCAGCCCGGCGCCGCATCGAACGAGCGCGACGGCACGATCTACGCACCCCAGTTCAGGCGCGATCTTGAGGAGCCGATCGGCTCGGCCATTGAGGTGCGGGCCGATGTTCCGCTGGTCGTTACAGAGGGTAACTATCTGCTGTACGCTGCGCAGCCCTGGCCGCACGCCCGCGCGGTGGTCGACGAAGCGTGGTTCTTAGAACCGACCGAGGAGCAGCGGCTTACGCAGCTCATTGCGCGGCACGAACGCTTTGGCCGGTCGCCGGCAGAAGCGAAGGAGCGCTCACTCGGCAGCGATCAGCGCAACGCCGAGCTCATTAATGGCACCGCTGCGGCCGCAGATCTGCGCATACGGCTGCTGGATCAGCTGTAG
- a CDS encoding Fe-S oxidoreductase gives MQLGARWRAGDAPHRGVPPVLFSAIAEQEAVYPSASSWTLTFLEGRPRCALDDAVIVTLDAHGDVALIAVHTLDDAATNDAATTGGATGNAAPPVIASDDDDDDWLS, from the coding sequence ATGCAGTTGGGGGCACGTTGGCGCGCTGGTGATGCACCGCACCGCGGCGTGCCCCCGGTGCTGTTTTCGGCTATCGCCGAACAGGAGGCCGTCTACCCGTCGGCCTCCTCTTGGACCCTCACATTTCTTGAGGGTCGACCGCGGTGTGCGCTCGATGACGCCGTGATCGTGACGCTTGATGCGCACGGTGACGTGGCGCTCATCGCGGTGCACACGCTCGACGATGCAGCAACGAACGACGCAGCAACAACTGGTGGGGCGACGGGAAATGCCGCCCCACCAGTTATCGCGTCAGATGATGATGACGACGATTGGCTGTCGTAG
- a CDS encoding ATP-binding cassette domain-containing protein, translating into MTNTSNSAPQYAGSATTVGAPLALQARGLVKRYGSVTAINGADFDLRQGEVLAVIGDNGAGKSSLIKALAGAVIPDEGEIRLGGEVVKFRSTGDARARGIETVYQDLAVIPALDIASNLFLGREIRRKGIMGSVFRRLDMPRMRAESTKHLQDLKIGIKSVTQSVETLSGGQRQGVAVSRAAAFGRGVIIMDEPTAALGVRESGQVIELIRSIRDRGIPVVLISHDMPHVFEVADRIHVHRLGRRAAVVDPKERSMSEVVALMTGAERPTELEAAGGA; encoded by the coding sequence ATGACGAACACCAGTAATTCTGCACCCCAGTACGCAGGATCAGCGACCACCGTGGGCGCGCCCCTCGCACTGCAGGCCCGCGGGCTTGTGAAACGCTACGGCAGCGTCACCGCCATTAACGGCGCCGACTTTGATCTGCGACAGGGCGAAGTGCTCGCCGTCATCGGTGACAACGGCGCCGGTAAATCGAGTCTCATTAAGGCACTCGCGGGCGCCGTGATTCCAGATGAGGGCGAAATTCGCCTCGGCGGCGAAGTCGTAAAGTTTCGCAGCACCGGCGACGCACGGGCCCGCGGCATCGAGACCGTGTACCAAGACCTCGCGGTGATTCCCGCCCTCGACATCGCCTCGAACCTGTTTCTCGGGCGTGAGATTCGGCGCAAGGGCATCATGGGGTCGGTGTTTCGCCGGCTCGATATGCCGCGCATGCGTGCCGAATCTACGAAGCACCTCCAAGACCTGAAGATCGGCATCAAATCGGTCACTCAGTCGGTTGAGACGCTCTCGGGCGGCCAGCGCCAGGGTGTCGCGGTGTCACGCGCGGCGGCCTTTGGGCGCGGCGTGATCATCATGGACGAACCGACGGCAGCCCTGGGCGTGCGCGAATCGGGCCAGGTCATCGAACTCATCAGATCGATTCGCGACCGCGGCATTCCCGTCGTGCTCATCAGCCACGACATGCCCCACGTATTCGAGGTCGCCGACCGCATTCACGTGCACCGGCTCGGCCGCCGCGCCGCCGTCGTTGACCCGAAGGAGCGCAGCATGTCTGAGGTGGTGGCGCTCATGACGGGCGCCGAACGGCCCACCGAGCTGGAGGCGGCGGGCGGTGCCTAA
- a CDS encoding LacI family DNA-binding transcriptional regulator: protein MATMADVARLSGVSSSTVSHVLNGTRHVNAETRGRVEHAVSELGYRRNTAARTLAGGSSHTIGLAISGLTNPYFGPLLHAIEQRVSAAGFVLVLGDTHDEDAMEHRVVESLIDRNVDGLIVAPSRGFIDVVGPLVQQSGTPLVLLDRGLDWPCDQVTPENRQSARTLTEHLIEHGHRRIAVVSGLQGLDSTRERLAGYRDALVAARIDADERLILHADSSTETAEALVYELLSEPDPPTALVSLNNAMTIGTLRAARRTARHIPRDLAFAAYDDFEWSDLFEPGLTAIAQDVVRLGNETVDLLLSRIAGSDAPFTHRVIETSFHRRTSCGCTP from the coding sequence ATGGCCACGATGGCAGATGTAGCTCGTCTTTCAGGTGTTTCTTCGAGCACGGTGTCGCATGTGCTCAACGGCACCAGGCATGTCAACGCCGAGACTCGCGGCCGGGTGGAACACGCCGTGTCTGAGCTGGGATACCGCAGAAACACGGCGGCTCGAACACTCGCCGGGGGCAGTTCACACACCATCGGACTGGCCATATCTGGCCTCACTAACCCCTACTTTGGCCCGCTGTTGCACGCCATCGAGCAGCGGGTGTCGGCGGCCGGGTTTGTGCTGGTGCTCGGTGACACCCACGATGAAGATGCGATGGAACACCGGGTGGTGGAGTCGCTCATTGACCGCAACGTTGATGGCTTGATCGTGGCCCCGTCGCGAGGATTTATCGACGTGGTGGGGCCGCTCGTGCAACAGTCGGGCACTCCCCTGGTGCTGCTCGACCGCGGCCTCGATTGGCCGTGCGATCAGGTGACGCCCGAGAATCGACAGTCGGCCCGCACCCTCACCGAACATCTCATCGAGCATGGGCATCGCCGCATCGCCGTGGTGTCTGGTCTGCAGGGCCTTGACTCCACCCGCGAACGATTGGCCGGTTATCGTGACGCGTTGGTCGCCGCACGCATCGACGCCGATGAGCGCCTCATTCTGCACGCCGATTCGAGCACCGAGACCGCCGAAGCGCTCGTCTACGAGCTGTTGAGCGAACCCGACCCACCCACCGCGCTCGTCTCGCTCAATAATGCGATGACGATCGGTACGCTGCGGGCGGCCCGGCGCACCGCCAGACATATTCCCCGCGACCTCGCGTTTGCAGCCTACGACGATTTCGAGTGGAGCGATCTGTTCGAACCGGGCCTCACCGCGATTGCGCAAGACGTGGTGCGCCTGGGCAATGAGACCGTCGATCTGCTGCTGTCGCGCATTGCCGGCTCTGACGCACCCTTCACGCACCGCGTGATTGAAACTTCCTTCCACCGCCGCACCTCGTGCGGCTGCACACCCTAG
- the valS gene encoding valine--tRNA ligase, whose protein sequence is MSAIPDKPKLEGLEDKWGAVWDEAGTYAFDRDGAGEVYSIDTPPPTASGSLHVGHVFSYTHTDTVARFHRMRGKRVFYPMGWDDNGLPTERRVQNYYGVRCDPTLPYVDGFVPPHNGGEGKSIKAADQQPISRRNFIELCEQLTVEDEKQFEDLWRTLGLSVDWTQSYRTIGQDSLRASQLAFIRNIERGEAYQAQAPTLWDVTFRTAVAQAELEDREQPSAYHKLAFHRTDGGEDIHIDTTRPELLAACVALVAHPDDERFQPLFGTTVRTPIFDVEVPILAHHLAQKDKGTGIAMICTFGDVTDVVWWRELQLPNRAILGFDGRIISEAPEAITSEAGREAYAQIAGKTVFSAKQTVVDLLTASGELIGEIRKISHPVKFFEKGDKPLEIVSTRQWYVKNGAHDEALQERLLAHGRELDWHPDFMRVRYENWVEGLSGDWLISRQRFFGVPLPVWYPLDADGNPVFDQPIIPSTDQLPVDPSSDVPTGYTEEQRGQAGGFQGEVDVMDTWATSSLTPQLAGGWERDPELFAQVYPYSLRPQGQDIIRTWLFSTLLRSELECGQLPWKNAGISGWILDPDRKKMSKSKGNVVTPAGMLEQHGSDAVRYWAASAKLGTDASFDPQNPTQIKIGRRLAIKLLNAAKFTLSFDASSAGSVTEALDRSMLAGLGRVIEDATRAFEAYDHARALEYTESFFWTFCDDYLELVKERAHNGTGQDQASAVTALRTALSVFARLLAPFLPYATEEVWSWFAEGSVHRAAWPEAAEVTSLAGDDADEGLLALVGAALIRVRGAKTDAKASQRTQVTLAVVHTPAADRDRLALAAADLSAVGRITELRIEAAEVDSVTVAEIQLEQVEG, encoded by the coding sequence ATGAGCGCGATCCCCGACAAGCCGAAACTTGAAGGCCTCGAGGACAAGTGGGGAGCAGTCTGGGACGAAGCGGGCACCTACGCGTTTGACCGCGATGGCGCAGGCGAGGTCTACAGCATCGATACTCCCCCGCCCACCGCATCAGGTTCGCTGCACGTGGGCCACGTGTTCTCGTACACGCACACCGACACGGTGGCACGATTCCACCGCATGCGCGGCAAGCGCGTCTTCTACCCGATGGGCTGGGATGACAACGGTCTGCCGACCGAGCGCCGCGTACAGAACTACTACGGCGTGCGTTGCGACCCCACGCTGCCCTACGTAGACGGCTTCGTGCCGCCCCACAACGGTGGCGAAGGCAAGAGCATCAAGGCCGCCGATCAGCAGCCCATTTCGCGTCGCAACTTCATTGAACTGTGCGAGCAGCTCACCGTTGAAGACGAGAAGCAGTTCGAAGACCTGTGGCGCACGCTCGGCCTGTCTGTTGACTGGACGCAGAGCTACCGCACCATTGGCCAGGATTCGCTGCGCGCCTCGCAGCTTGCGTTCATTCGCAACATCGAGCGCGGCGAGGCCTACCAGGCGCAGGCCCCCACCCTGTGGGATGTCACCTTCCGCACCGCCGTGGCACAGGCCGAGCTCGAAGACCGCGAGCAGCCCAGCGCGTACCACAAGCTGGCGTTCCACCGCACCGACGGTGGCGAAGACATTCACATCGACACGACACGACCCGAGCTGCTCGCAGCCTGTGTCGCGCTCGTGGCACACCCCGATGATGAGCGCTTCCAGCCCCTGTTCGGCACGACCGTGCGCACCCCCATCTTCGACGTCGAGGTGCCGATTCTCGCGCACCACCTGGCGCAGAAGGACAAGGGCACCGGCATCGCGATGATCTGCACCTTCGGTGATGTCACCGACGTCGTGTGGTGGCGCGAACTGCAGCTGCCCAACCGCGCAATCTTGGGCTTCGACGGCCGCATCATTTCTGAGGCACCCGAGGCCATCACGAGCGAAGCTGGCCGCGAAGCGTACGCGCAGATCGCCGGCAAGACCGTGTTCAGCGCGAAGCAGACCGTCGTTGACCTGCTCACCGCATCGGGCGAACTGATCGGCGAAATTCGCAAGATCTCGCACCCCGTGAAGTTCTTCGAAAAGGGCGACAAGCCCCTCGAAATCGTGTCGACTCGTCAGTGGTACGTCAAGAACGGCGCCCACGACGAGGCTCTGCAGGAGCGTCTGCTGGCCCACGGCCGCGAACTAGACTGGCACCCCGATTTCATGCGCGTGCGCTACGAAAACTGGGTTGAGGGCCTCTCGGGCGACTGGCTGATCTCACGCCAGCGCTTCTTCGGTGTGCCGCTGCCCGTGTGGTACCCGCTCGACGCCGACGGCAACCCCGTCTTTGATCAGCCGATCATCCCCTCGACCGATCAGCTTCCCGTTGATCCGTCGAGTGACGTGCCCACGGGCTACACCGAGGAGCAGCGCGGCCAGGCCGGCGGCTTCCAGGGCGAGGTCGACGTGATGGACACCTGGGCTACCTCGTCGCTGACCCCGCAGCTCGCGGGCGGCTGGGAGCGCGACCCCGAGCTGTTCGCTCAGGTCTACCCCTACAGCCTGCGCCCCCAGGGCCAGGACATCATTCGCACTTGGCTGTTCTCGACGCTGCTGCGTTCAGAGCTCGAGTGCGGGCAGCTGCCGTGGAAGAACGCGGGCATCTCAGGTTGGATCCTTGACCCCGACCGCAAGAAGATGTCGAAGTCGAAGGGCAACGTTGTCACGCCCGCCGGCATGCTCGAGCAGCACGGCTCTGACGCGGTGCGGTACTGGGCGGCCTCGGCCAAGCTCGGCACCGACGCATCGTTCGATCCGCAGAACCCCACGCAGATCAAGATCGGCCGTCGCCTCGCGATCAAGCTGCTGAACGCAGCAAAGTTCACGCTGAGCTTCGACGCTTCAAGCGCCGGATCAGTCACCGAGGCACTCGACCGCTCGATGCTCGCCGGCCTCGGCCGCGTGATCGAGGATGCGACGCGCGCGTTTGAGGCGTACGACCACGCTCGTGCGCTCGAATACACCGAGTCGTTCTTCTGGACGTTCTGCGATGACTACCTCGAGCTTGTCAAGGAGCGTGCCCACAACGGCACCGGCCAGGATCAGGCTTCGGCCGTCACCGCGCTGCGCACCGCTCTGTCGGTGTTCGCGCGTCTGCTCGCCCCGTTCCTGCCCTACGCCACCGAAGAGGTGTGGTCATGGTTCGCCGAGGGTTCGGTGCACCGCGCCGCATGGCCCGAGGCTGCCGAGGTCACGTCACTCGCGGGTGACGACGCCGATGAGGGGCTGCTCGCCCTCGTGGGCGCAGCGCTCATTCGCGTGCGCGGCGCAAAGACCGACGCCAAGGCATCTCAGCGCACCCAGGTGACGCTGGCCGTGGTGCACACGCCCGCTGCCGACCGTGATCGCCTGGCCCTCGCGGCCGCCGATCTGTCGGCTGTAGGTCGCATCACCGAGCTGCGCATCGAGGCAGCCGAGGTTGATTCGGTCACCGTCGCTGAGATTCAGCTCGAACAGGTCGAGGGCTAA
- a CDS encoding PfkB family carbohydrate kinase produces the protein MPNSSLPRPVRGLFVGLATLDIIHRVDTPPGANEKITALAQFVAAGGPAANAAVTFAALGGEATLLTALGAGTIADTIRSELRSVGVTVIDSAPELRDAAPVSSVAVIDATGDRSVIGGDASGVTAPDPDPDLVTKLLADADVVLLDGHHLALARALSAAAASRGIPSVLDAGRWKPIMPDLVTRVSDVVASADFLVPGTDSSEATATELLRRGSQLVVATAGAGPVRWWAKAHPGQEAPASGAVEVPSVRAVDTLAAGDVFHGAYAYALASRAGVAQRIGFASEIAAVRCSMVGPRSWLAAVSHIPLSLTRE, from the coding sequence GTGCCTAACTCCTCCCTGCCGCGACCGGTGCGCGGCCTGTTTGTGGGCCTCGCCACGCTCGACATCATTCACCGGGTCGATACCCCGCCCGGCGCGAACGAGAAGATCACGGCGCTCGCGCAGTTTGTGGCGGCGGGCGGCCCGGCCGCCAATGCCGCGGTGACCTTCGCGGCGCTGGGCGGTGAGGCCACGCTGCTCACAGCCCTCGGCGCGGGCACCATCGCCGACACAATTCGCTCCGAACTGCGCAGCGTCGGCGTCACCGTGATCGACAGCGCACCCGAGCTGCGCGATGCCGCCCCGGTGTCGTCGGTCGCGGTGATCGACGCCACGGGCGACCGCTCGGTGATTGGGGGCGATGCCAGCGGGGTGACGGCGCCTGATCCTGACCCGGATCTCGTCACCAAGCTGCTCGCCGACGCTGACGTCGTGCTGCTCGACGGGCACCACCTGGCGCTCGCCCGCGCACTTAGTGCCGCGGCCGCGTCGCGCGGGATCCCCAGCGTGCTCGACGCGGGCCGCTGGAAGCCGATCATGCCAGACCTCGTCACACGGGTCAGCGATGTGGTCGCCTCGGCAGACTTCCTCGTCCCGGGGACCGACTCTTCGGAAGCGACGGCGACCGAGCTGTTGCGCCGGGGGAGCCAGCTCGTGGTCGCGACGGCCGGGGCCGGCCCCGTGCGGTGGTGGGCCAAGGCCCACCCCGGGCAGGAGGCGCCAGCATCTGGCGCCGTCGAGGTGCCCAGCGTGCGCGCCGTCGATACGCTCGCAGCGGGCGACGTGTTTCACGGCGCCTATGCATATGCGCTGGCCAGCCGTGCCGGTGTGGCCCAGCGCATCGGTTTCGCGAGCGAGATTGCTGCCGTGCGGTGCTCGATGGTGGGCCCGCGCAGCTGGCTGGCTGCGGTGTCTCACATTCCACTTTCACTCACTCGAGAATGA